A section of the Verrucomicrobiota bacterium genome encodes:
- a CDS encoding alpha-galactosidase produces the protein MGNGSETKKRLMPEETNRLLLHQVDEPPIAHAYHHFDHATNTLIYSYNGRKVIQIKIPKKAGRVSFRHGSDGTLQSWPLVQQIYVILEKPATCTVTFEMSADTINCRPNRARSEQAIVGQVGRPCLPGVNGLYDVNQDLLIGWHGCDWCWTSDRLTPDEKGNLVGVLEAELGPSVWAIEFRPQYYRTHLNYQYHKPWQWRPNLKPIVGWCTWEAYRRNVTEKDVLKGTELFAKHLRAYGMEYIQIDDGFEKLPLPVNPHGTMAEAWLETKDEFPSGHKGIVGKIKAAGLKAGIWSTASIYNDAFADAQPSVLICDKDGKPLLGDWVKYILDCRPETIDAHVRPYFKAWREAGYDYFKIDGIRHLLYDGLHEAVLLGLMTNDEAEKRFRNFLEAGREGIGPEAYWLSSWGILMQMVGLCDACRISQDAMPNWSGMQMQLVESARWFFTQRILFLNDPDHVCVRAPFEWSRSVLSMVALTGGLFMLSDPLHEYDEKHLDLVKKCIPPLTTVTAETGPLQADYAAFTWTKLHSFQVLDEKPFAAEHMTDEDARNIAGRWPTVNDKHPFSSLWSINVDLPIGRWTIMARFATLPLKASTLRLDALALDTDTSYVAFDFWKQQYLGVVKGAIKAPKLQLGHCQIVALREALDRPQFLASSRHVSMDAISLKSQTWKNRKLALGIEGVCGTTETYWIHVPKGYKVGRVAGNGLDAKIVKEAPDTAKGKAVAIEVTFPAAKADTTQGTLTVAF, from the coding sequence ATGGGCAACGGAAGCGAGACGAAGAAGCGTTTGATGCCGGAGGAGACGAACCGGCTGCTGCTGCATCAGGTGGATGAACCGCCGATTGCGCACGCGTACCACCACTTCGACCACGCGACGAATACGCTGATCTACTCGTACAACGGCCGCAAGGTGATCCAGATCAAGATCCCGAAAAAGGCGGGGCGGGTGTCGTTCCGCCACGGCTCGGACGGGACGCTCCAGAGCTGGCCGCTCGTGCAGCAGATCTACGTGATCCTCGAGAAGCCGGCGACGTGCACGGTGACGTTCGAGATGAGCGCCGACACAATCAACTGCCGCCCGAACCGCGCCCGCTCCGAGCAGGCGATCGTCGGCCAGGTCGGCCGGCCGTGTCTGCCGGGCGTCAACGGTCTGTACGACGTCAACCAGGACCTCCTGATCGGCTGGCACGGCTGCGATTGGTGCTGGACGTCGGACCGGCTTACACCTGACGAGAAGGGCAACCTGGTCGGCGTGCTTGAGGCGGAACTCGGGCCGAGCGTCTGGGCGATCGAGTTCCGGCCGCAGTACTACCGCACGCACCTGAACTACCAGTACCACAAGCCGTGGCAGTGGCGGCCCAACCTCAAGCCGATCGTCGGCTGGTGCACGTGGGAAGCGTATCGCCGCAACGTGACCGAGAAGGACGTGCTCAAGGGCACGGAGCTGTTCGCCAAGCACCTGCGCGCCTACGGCATGGAGTACATCCAGATCGACGACGGGTTTGAGAAGCTCCCGCTGCCGGTCAATCCGCACGGCACGATGGCCGAGGCCTGGCTCGAGACGAAAGACGAGTTCCCGTCGGGCCACAAGGGCATCGTTGGCAAGATCAAGGCGGCCGGGCTCAAGGCGGGCATCTGGTCTACGGCGTCGATCTACAACGACGCGTTCGCCGATGCGCAGCCTAGCGTGCTCATCTGCGATAAGGACGGCAAGCCGCTACTCGGCGACTGGGTCAAGTACATCCTCGACTGCCGGCCCGAGACAATCGACGCGCACGTGCGGCCCTACTTCAAGGCGTGGCGCGAGGCCGGCTACGACTACTTCAAGATCGACGGCATCCGCCACCTGCTCTACGACGGGCTGCACGAGGCCGTGCTGCTCGGCCTGATGACGAACGACGAGGCCGAGAAGCGCTTCCGCAACTTCCTCGAGGCGGGCCGCGAGGGCATCGGCCCCGAGGCGTACTGGCTCTCGTCGTGGGGCATCCTCATGCAGATGGTAGGGCTGTGCGACGCGTGCCGCATCTCGCAGGACGCGATGCCGAACTGGTCGGGCATGCAGATGCAGCTCGTCGAGTCGGCACGCTGGTTCTTTACGCAACGCATCCTGTTCCTCAACGACCCGGACCATGTCTGCGTGCGCGCGCCGTTCGAGTGGTCGCGCAGCGTGCTCTCGATGGTGGCGCTCACGGGCGGGCTGTTCATGCTCAGCGATCCGCTCCACGAGTACGACGAGAAGCACCTCGATCTGGTCAAGAAGTGCATCCCGCCGCTGACGACCGTAACGGCCGAGACCGGACCGCTCCAGGCCGACTACGCGGCGTTCACGTGGACCAAGCTCCACAGTTTCCAGGTGCTCGACGAGAAACCGTTCGCCGCCGAGCACATGACCGACGAGGACGCGCGCAACATCGCCGGCCGCTGGCCCACCGTCAACGACAAGCACCCCTTCTCGTCGCTCTGGTCGATCAACGTTGATCTGCCCATCGGGCGCTGGACGATCATGGCGCGCTTTGCCACGCTGCCGCTCAAGGCCTCGACGCTGAGACTCGACGCGCTCGCGCTCGACACCGACACGAGCTACGTCGCGTTCGATTTCTGGAAGCAGCAGTATCTGGGCGTGGTCAAGGGCGCGATCAAAGCACCGAAACTCCAGCTCGGTCACTGCCAGATCGTGGCGCTGCGCGAGGCGCTCGACCGGCCGCAGTTCCTCGCCTCGTCGCGCCACGTGAGCATGGACGCGATCAGCCTCAAATCCCAGACGTGGAAGAACCGCAAGCTCGCCCTCGGTATCGAGGGCGTATGCGGCACGACGGAGACCTACTGGATCCACGTTCCAAAGGGGTACAAGGTCGGCAGGGTCGCAGGCAACGGGCTCGATGCGAAGATCGTCAAGGAAGCCCCGGACACGGCAAAGGGCAAGGCCGTCGCCATCGAGGTCACCTTCCCCGCCGCCAAGGCGGACACGACGCAGGGCACGCTCACAGTCGCGTTCTAG